One Sylvia atricapilla isolate bSylAtr1 chromosome 24, bSylAtr1.pri, whole genome shotgun sequence genomic window carries:
- the PUM1 gene encoding pumilio homolog 1 isoform X9 yields MDELNHDFQALALEGRAMGELLPGKKFWESDDSSKDGPKGIFLGDQWRDSAWGTSDHSVSQPIMVQRRPGQGFHVNSEVNSVLSPRSESGGLGVSMVEYVLSSSPGDSCLRKGGFGPRDAESDENDKGDKKNKGTFDGDKLGDLKEEGDVMDKSNGLPVQNGIDADVKDFSRTPGNCQNSASEVDLLGPNQNGSEGLAQLASTNGAKPVEDFSNMESQSVPLDPMEHVGMEPLQFDYSGTQVPVDSAAATVGLFDYNSQQQLFQRPNALAVQQLTAAQQQQYALAAAHQPHIGLFPAGLAPAAFVPNPYIISAAPPGTDPYAAGLAAAATLGPAVVPHQYYGVTPWGVYPASLFQQQAAAAAAATNSANQQTTQQTQQGQQQVLRGGASQRPLTPNQNQQGQQTDPLVAAAAVNSALAFGQGLAAGMPGYPVLAPAAYYDQTGALVVNAGARNGLGAPVRLVAPAPVIISSSAAQAAVAAAAASANGAAGGLAGTTNGPFRPLGTQQPQPQPQQQPTNNLASSSFYGNNSLSSNSQSSSLFSQGSAQPANTSLGFGSSSSLGATLGSALGGFGTAVANSTTGSGSRRDSLTGSSDLYKRTSSSLTPIGHSFYNGLGFSSSPGPVGMPLPSQGPGHSQTPPPSLSSHGSSSSLNLGGLTNGSGRYISAAPGAEAKYRSASSASSLFSPSSTLFPSSRLRYGMSDVMPSGRSRLLEDFRNNRYPNLQLREIAGHIMEFSQDQHGSRFIQLKLERATPAERQLVFNEILQAAYQLMVDVFGNYVIQKFFEFGSLEQKLALAERIRGHVLSLALQMYGCRVIQKALEFIPPDQQVINEMVRELDGHVLKCVKDQNGNHVVQKCIECVQPQSLQFIIDAFKGQVFALSTHPYGCRVIQRILEHCLPEQTLPILEELHQHTEQLVQDQYGNYVIQHVLEHGRPEDKSKIVAEIRGNVLVLSQHKFASNVVEKCVTHASRTERAMLIDEVCTMNDGPHSALYTMMKDQYANYVVQKMIDVAEPAQRKIVMHKIRPHIATLRKYTYGKHILAKLEKYYMKNGVDLGPICGPPNGII; encoded by the exons ATCACTCTGTTTCCCAGCCAATTATGGTTCAGAGAAGACCTGGGCAGGGCTTCCATGTGAACAGTGAAGTCAACTCCGTGCTGTCCCCACGGTCAGAGAGTGGAGGGCTGGGAGTGAGCATGGTGGAGTATGTGCTGAGCTCCTCTCCTGGAGACTCCTGCCTCAGGAAAGGAGGATTT GGGCCAAGGGATGCAGAGAGTGATGAGAATGACAAAGGGGATAAGAAAAACAAGGGCACGTTTGATGGAGATAAATTGGGAGATCTGAAGGAGGAGGGGGATGTGATGGATAAATCCAACGGTTTGCCCGTTCAGAACGGGATCGACGCCGACGTCAAAGACTTCAG CCGCACGCCCGGGAACTGCCAGAACTCTGCCAGCGAGGTGGATCTGCTGGGCCCCAACCAGAACGGCTCCGAGGGCCTGGCCCAGCTGGCCAGCACCAACGGGGCCAAGCCCGTGGAGGACTTCTCCAACATGGAATCGCAGAGTGTGCCCCTGGATCCCATGGAGCACGTGGGCATGGAGCCGCTGCAGTTCGATTACTCCGGCACTCAGGTCCCCGTGGACTCGGCCGCGGCCACCGTGGGGCTCTTCGACTACaattcccagcagcag ctgtTCCAGAGGCCCAATGCACTGGCCGtgcagcagctgacagcagcccagcagcagcagtacgccctggctgctgcccaccAGCCACACATAG GACTGTTTCCAGCAGGTTtagctcctgctgcctttgttcCCAACCCTTACATCATCAGCGCGGCGCCTCCGGGGACGGATCCCTACGCGGCCGGGCTGGCGGCAGCTGCCACCTtgg GCCCAGCCGTGGTCCCTCACCAGTACTATGGAGTCACTCCCTGGGGAGTTTATCCTGCCAGCCTCTTCCAGCAGCaagcggccgccgccgccgccgccaccaaCTCCGCCAACCAGCAAACCACACAGCAaacccagcagggccagcagcag GTGCTCCGTGGAGGAGCCAGCCAGCGTCCCCTGACTCCCAACCAGaaccagcagggccagcagacGGATCCTCTGgtggccgccgccgccgtcaACTCGGCGCTCGCCTTCggccaggggctggcagcaggaatgccAG GTTACCcagtgctggctcctgctgcttaTTACGACCAAACCGGAGCCCTCGTGGTCAACGCCGGGGCCAGGAACGGCCTGGGGGCTCCCGTGCGCCTGGTGGCCCCTGCCCCTGTCATcatcagctcctctgcagcccaggcag cggtggcggcggcggcggcctcGGCCAACGGAGCAGCgggagggctggcagggaccaCCAACGGCCCCTTCCGGCCCCTGGGCACGCAGCAGccgcagccccagccccagcagcagcccaccAACAACCtggcctccagctccttctACGGCAACAACTCCCTGAGCAGCAACTCGCAGAGCAGCTCGCTGTTCTCacagggctctgcccagcccgCCAACACCTCGCTGGGCTtcggcagcagcagctccctgggcgCCACGCTGGGCTCGGCCCTGGGCGGCTTCGGCACAGCAG TGGCAAACTCCACCACGGGCAGCGGCTCGCGGCGGGACTCGCTGACGGGCAGCAGTGACCTGTACAAGAGGACCTCGAGCAGCCTGACCCCCATCGGACACAGCTTCTACAACGGCCTgggcttctcctcctcccccggCCCCGTGGGCAtgcccctgcccagccagggccCCGGCCACTCGCAgactcctcctccttccttgtCCTCACACGGATCCTCCTCCAGCCTCAACCTGG GGGGGCTGACGAACGGCAGTGGCCGTTACATCTCTGCGGCTCCGGGCGCGGAGGCCAAGTACCGCAGCGCCAGCAGCGCCTCCAGCCTcttcagccccagcagcacgCTGTTCCCGTCGTCCCGCCTGCGCTACGGCATGTCCGACGTCATGCCCTCGGGCCGCAGCCGCCTGCTCGAGGACTTCCGCAACAACCGCTACCCCAACCTGCAGCTGCGCGAGATCGCCGGCCACATCATGGAGTTCTCCCAGGACCAGCACGGCTCCAG GTTTATTCAGCTGAAACTGGAGCGTGCCACCCCAGCAGAGCGTCAGTTGGTGTTCAACGAGATCCTGCAGGCAGCCTACCAGCTCATGGTGGATGTGTTTGGGAATTACGTCATCCAGAAGTTCTTTGAG TTTGGCAGCCTGGAGCAGAAGCTGGCGCTGGCAGAGCGCATCCGTGGGCACGTGCTGTCGCTGGCCCTGCAGATGTACGGCTGCAGGGTGATCCAGAAGGCCCTGGAGTTCATCCCCCCAGACCAGCAGGTAATT AACGAGATGGTTCGGGAGCTGGACGGGCACGTGCTCAAGTGCGTCAAGGACCAGAACGGGAACCACGTGGTGCAGAAATGCATCGAGTGTGTGCAGCCTCAGTCCCTGCAGTTCATCATCGACGCCTTCAAGGGACAG GTGTTCGCTCTGTCCACGCACCCGTACGGCTGCCGGGTGATCCAGAGGATCCTGGAGCACTGCCTGCCCGAGCAGACCCTGCccatcctggaggagctgcaccAGCACACGGAGCAGCTGGTGCAG GACCAGTATGGGAATTACGTTATCCAGCATGTCCTGGAGCACGGCCGGCCTGAGGACAAGAGCAAGATCGTAGCAGAAATCAGAGGCAACGTGCTCGTGTTGAGTCAACATAAATTTGCCAG TAACGTGGTGGAGAAGTGTGTGACGCACGCGTCGCGCACGGAGCGCGCCATGCTGATCGACGAGGTGTGCACCATGAACGACGGCCCCCACAGTGCCTTATACACCATGATGAAGGATCAGTACGCCAACTACGTGGTGCAGAAGATGATCGACGTGGCCGAGCCGGCGCAGAGGAAGATTGTCATGCACAAG ATCCGGCCCCACATCGCCACCCTGCGCAAATACACCTACGGGAAGCACATCCTGGCC
- the PUM1 gene encoding pumilio homolog 1 isoform X8 produces MDELNHDFQALALEGRAMGEQLLPGKKFWESDDSSKDGPKGIFLGDQWRDSAWGTSDHSVSQPIMVQRRPGQGFHVNSEVNSVLSPRSESGGLGVSMVEYVLSSSPGDSCLRKGGFGPRDAESDENDKGDKKNKGTFDGDKLGDLKEEGDVMDKSNGLPVQNGIDADVKDFSRTPGNCQNSASEVDLLGPNQNGSEGLAQLASTNGAKPVEDFSNMESQSVPLDPMEHVGMEPLQFDYSGTQVPVDSAAATVGLFDYNSQQQLFQRPNALAVQQLTAAQQQQYALAAAHQPHIGLFPAGLAPAAFVPNPYIISAAPPGTDPYAAGLAAAATLGPAVVPHQYYGVTPWGVYPASLFQQQAAAAAAATNSANQQTTQQTQQGQQQVLRGGASQRPLTPNQNQQGQQTDPLVAAAAVNSALAFGQGLAAGMPGYPVLAPAAYYDQTGALVVNAGARNGLGAPVRLVAPAPVIISSSAAQAAVAAAAASANGAAGGLAGTTNGPFRPLGTQQPQPQPQQQPTNNLASSSFYGNNSLSSNSQSSSLFSQGSAQPANTSLGFGSSSSLGATLGSALGGFGTAVANSTTGSGSRRDSLTGSSDLYKRTSSSLTPIGHSFYNGLGFSSSPGPVGMPLPSQGPGHSQTPPPSLSSHGSSSSLNLGGLTNGSGRYISAAPGAEAKYRSASSASSLFSPSSTLFPSSRLRYGMSDVMPSGRSRLLEDFRNNRYPNLQLREIAGHIMEFSQDQHGSRFIQLKLERATPAERQLVFNEILQAAYQLMVDVFGNYVIQKFFEFGSLEQKLALAERIRGHVLSLALQMYGCRVIQKALEFIPPDQQVINEMVRELDGHVLKCVKDQNGNHVVQKCIECVQPQSLQFIIDAFKGQVFALSTHPYGCRVIQRILEHCLPEQTLPILEELHQHTEQLVQDQYGNYVIQHVLEHGRPEDKSKIVAEIRGNVLVLSQHKFASNVVEKCVTHASRTERAMLIDEVCTMNDGPHSALYTMMKDQYANYVVQKMIDVAEPAQRKIVMHKIRPHIATLRKYTYGKHILAKLEKYYMKNGVDLGPICGPPNGII; encoded by the exons ATCACTCTGTTTCCCAGCCAATTATGGTTCAGAGAAGACCTGGGCAGGGCTTCCATGTGAACAGTGAAGTCAACTCCGTGCTGTCCCCACGGTCAGAGAGTGGAGGGCTGGGAGTGAGCATGGTGGAGTATGTGCTGAGCTCCTCTCCTGGAGACTCCTGCCTCAGGAAAGGAGGATTT GGGCCAAGGGATGCAGAGAGTGATGAGAATGACAAAGGGGATAAGAAAAACAAGGGCACGTTTGATGGAGATAAATTGGGAGATCTGAAGGAGGAGGGGGATGTGATGGATAAATCCAACGGTTTGCCCGTTCAGAACGGGATCGACGCCGACGTCAAAGACTTCAG CCGCACGCCCGGGAACTGCCAGAACTCTGCCAGCGAGGTGGATCTGCTGGGCCCCAACCAGAACGGCTCCGAGGGCCTGGCCCAGCTGGCCAGCACCAACGGGGCCAAGCCCGTGGAGGACTTCTCCAACATGGAATCGCAGAGTGTGCCCCTGGATCCCATGGAGCACGTGGGCATGGAGCCGCTGCAGTTCGATTACTCCGGCACTCAGGTCCCCGTGGACTCGGCCGCGGCCACCGTGGGGCTCTTCGACTACaattcccagcagcag ctgtTCCAGAGGCCCAATGCACTGGCCGtgcagcagctgacagcagcccagcagcagcagtacgccctggctgctgcccaccAGCCACACATAG GACTGTTTCCAGCAGGTTtagctcctgctgcctttgttcCCAACCCTTACATCATCAGCGCGGCGCCTCCGGGGACGGATCCCTACGCGGCCGGGCTGGCGGCAGCTGCCACCTtgg GCCCAGCCGTGGTCCCTCACCAGTACTATGGAGTCACTCCCTGGGGAGTTTATCCTGCCAGCCTCTTCCAGCAGCaagcggccgccgccgccgccgccaccaaCTCCGCCAACCAGCAAACCACACAGCAaacccagcagggccagcagcag GTGCTCCGTGGAGGAGCCAGCCAGCGTCCCCTGACTCCCAACCAGaaccagcagggccagcagacGGATCCTCTGgtggccgccgccgccgtcaACTCGGCGCTCGCCTTCggccaggggctggcagcaggaatgccAG GTTACCcagtgctggctcctgctgcttaTTACGACCAAACCGGAGCCCTCGTGGTCAACGCCGGGGCCAGGAACGGCCTGGGGGCTCCCGTGCGCCTGGTGGCCCCTGCCCCTGTCATcatcagctcctctgcagcccaggcag cggtggcggcggcggcggcctcGGCCAACGGAGCAGCgggagggctggcagggaccaCCAACGGCCCCTTCCGGCCCCTGGGCACGCAGCAGccgcagccccagccccagcagcagcccaccAACAACCtggcctccagctccttctACGGCAACAACTCCCTGAGCAGCAACTCGCAGAGCAGCTCGCTGTTCTCacagggctctgcccagcccgCCAACACCTCGCTGGGCTtcggcagcagcagctccctgggcgCCACGCTGGGCTCGGCCCTGGGCGGCTTCGGCACAGCAG TGGCAAACTCCACCACGGGCAGCGGCTCGCGGCGGGACTCGCTGACGGGCAGCAGTGACCTGTACAAGAGGACCTCGAGCAGCCTGACCCCCATCGGACACAGCTTCTACAACGGCCTgggcttctcctcctcccccggCCCCGTGGGCAtgcccctgcccagccagggccCCGGCCACTCGCAgactcctcctccttccttgtCCTCACACGGATCCTCCTCCAGCCTCAACCTGG GGGGGCTGACGAACGGCAGTGGCCGTTACATCTCTGCGGCTCCGGGCGCGGAGGCCAAGTACCGCAGCGCCAGCAGCGCCTCCAGCCTcttcagccccagcagcacgCTGTTCCCGTCGTCCCGCCTGCGCTACGGCATGTCCGACGTCATGCCCTCGGGCCGCAGCCGCCTGCTCGAGGACTTCCGCAACAACCGCTACCCCAACCTGCAGCTGCGCGAGATCGCCGGCCACATCATGGAGTTCTCCCAGGACCAGCACGGCTCCAG GTTTATTCAGCTGAAACTGGAGCGTGCCACCCCAGCAGAGCGTCAGTTGGTGTTCAACGAGATCCTGCAGGCAGCCTACCAGCTCATGGTGGATGTGTTTGGGAATTACGTCATCCAGAAGTTCTTTGAG TTTGGCAGCCTGGAGCAGAAGCTGGCGCTGGCAGAGCGCATCCGTGGGCACGTGCTGTCGCTGGCCCTGCAGATGTACGGCTGCAGGGTGATCCAGAAGGCCCTGGAGTTCATCCCCCCAGACCAGCAGGTAATT AACGAGATGGTTCGGGAGCTGGACGGGCACGTGCTCAAGTGCGTCAAGGACCAGAACGGGAACCACGTGGTGCAGAAATGCATCGAGTGTGTGCAGCCTCAGTCCCTGCAGTTCATCATCGACGCCTTCAAGGGACAG GTGTTCGCTCTGTCCACGCACCCGTACGGCTGCCGGGTGATCCAGAGGATCCTGGAGCACTGCCTGCCCGAGCAGACCCTGCccatcctggaggagctgcaccAGCACACGGAGCAGCTGGTGCAG GACCAGTATGGGAATTACGTTATCCAGCATGTCCTGGAGCACGGCCGGCCTGAGGACAAGAGCAAGATCGTAGCAGAAATCAGAGGCAACGTGCTCGTGTTGAGTCAACATAAATTTGCCAG TAACGTGGTGGAGAAGTGTGTGACGCACGCGTCGCGCACGGAGCGCGCCATGCTGATCGACGAGGTGTGCACCATGAACGACGGCCCCCACAGTGCCTTATACACCATGATGAAGGATCAGTACGCCAACTACGTGGTGCAGAAGATGATCGACGTGGCCGAGCCGGCGCAGAGGAAGATTGTCATGCACAAG ATCCGGCCCCACATCGCCACCCTGCGCAAATACACCTACGGGAAGCACATCCTGGCC